The following proteins come from a genomic window of Pseudomonas cichorii:
- a CDS encoding oxidoreductase, producing the protein MYLTPQHILLAGATGLTGEHLLDRLLNEPTVSRVLAPTRRPLAAHSRLENPVGELHSLLPTLGGKVDIAFCCLGTTIKQAGSQEAFRAIDLNMVLAVGERARALGARHFLVISAIGADARSSVFYNRTKGEMEEALRAQDWPQLTIARPALLVGNRTETRWAEQLAAPIAKLLPGKYGAIEACSLARAMWRLALEEQDGVRIVESDELRKLGK; encoded by the coding sequence ATGTACTTGACGCCGCAACACATCCTGCTTGCAGGGGCAACCGGACTCACAGGCGAACACTTGCTGGATCGTCTGCTCAACGAACCTACCGTCAGCCGCGTGCTGGCACCTACCCGTCGCCCATTGGCCGCCCACTCCCGCCTGGAAAACCCGGTGGGCGAACTGCACAGTCTTTTACCCACCCTCGGCGGCAAAGTGGATATCGCGTTCTGCTGCCTGGGCACCACCATCAAACAGGCAGGCTCGCAAGAGGCCTTCCGCGCCATCGACCTGAATATGGTACTGGCCGTGGGTGAACGTGCCCGCGCACTGGGTGCGCGGCATTTTCTGGTGATCAGCGCCATTGGCGCCGATGCCCGGTCCAGCGTGTTCTACAACCGCACCAAGGGTGAAATGGAAGAAGCCCTGCGAGCGCAGGACTGGCCGCAACTGACCATCGCCCGTCCGGCCCTGCTGGTAGGCAACCGCACGGAAACCCGCTGGGCCGAACAGCTCGCCGCACCGATTGCCAAACTGCTGCCCGGCAAATACGGCGCTATCGAAGCCTGCAGCCTGGCTCGCGCCATGTGGCGGCTGGCTCTGGAAGAGCAGGATGGTGTGCGGATTGTTGAGTCGGATGAGTTGCGCAAGTTGGGGAAGTGA
- a CDS encoding YceK/YidQ family lipoprotein, giving the protein MNKLLLIAVALLMTGCATVRTLDAAQPGAPVVYAGTRLDLYAMQGGCCEKDRFGAEAPEYPALDLPASALLDTLLLPLSLLTALGVGYQAQGGL; this is encoded by the coding sequence ATGAATAAGCTCCTGCTGATCGCCGTCGCGCTGCTCATGACGGGCTGCGCCACGGTCAGGACGCTGGATGCGGCCCAGCCGGGCGCGCCTGTCGTGTATGCCGGTACACGACTTGATCTGTATGCGATGCAAGGCGGTTGCTGCGAGAAGGACCGCTTCGGCGCCGAAGCGCCCGAGTACCCGGCCCTGGATTTACCCGCCAGCGCATTGCTCGATACCCTGTTGTTGCCGTTGTCTCTGCTGACTGCGCTGGGGGTTGGCTATCAGGCCCAGGGAGGGCTCTGA
- the ubiX gene encoding flavin prenyltransferase UbiX codes for MSGPERITLAMTGASGAQYGLRLLDCLVREDREVHFLISKAAQLVMATETDVRLPPKPAMMQAFLTEYTGATAGQIRVYGRDDWMSPVASGSGSPSAMVVVPCSTGSLSAIASGACNNLIERAADVTLKERRQLILVPREAPFSSIHLENMLKLSNMGAVILPASPGFYHQPQTIDDLVDFVVARILNLLNIPQDMLPRWGEHHMGSDE; via the coding sequence ATGAGCGGCCCCGAGCGTATTACGCTGGCCATGACCGGTGCCTCGGGCGCCCAGTACGGCTTGCGCCTGCTGGATTGCCTGGTGCGTGAAGACCGGGAAGTCCACTTCCTGATCTCCAAGGCCGCGCAACTGGTGATGGCGACTGAAACCGACGTGAGACTGCCGCCCAAGCCCGCAATGATGCAGGCGTTTCTGACTGAGTACACCGGCGCGACGGCCGGACAGATTCGCGTCTATGGTCGCGATGACTGGATGTCGCCGGTGGCCTCGGGCTCGGGCTCGCCCAGTGCCATGGTGGTGGTGCCGTGTTCAACGGGGTCTTTGTCGGCCATTGCCAGCGGTGCTTGCAACAACCTGATCGAGCGTGCAGCGGATGTCACTTTGAAGGAGCGCCGCCAGTTGATTCTGGTGCCGCGTGAAGCACCCTTCTCCAGCATTCATCTGGAGAACATGCTCAAACTGTCGAACATGGGGGCGGTGATCCTGCCTGCCTCTCCGGGCTTCTATCATCAACCGCAGACCATCGACGATCTGGTGGATTTCGTGGTTGCACGGATCCTCAACCTGTTGAACATCCCTCAGGACATGCTGCCGCGTTGGGGTGAGCATCATATGGGGAGTGATGAATAA
- the mpl gene encoding UDP-N-acetylmuramate:L-alanyl-gamma-D-glutamyl-meso-diaminopimelate ligase, with amino-acid sequence MHIHILGICGTFMGSLAVLAKELGHRVTGSDANVYPPMSTQLEAQGIELTQGYDPAQLDPAPDLVVVGNALSRGNPAVEYVLNKGLPYVSGPQWLADHVLQGRWVLAVAGTHGKTTTSSMLAWVLEHAGMSPGFLIGGIPQNFAVSARLGGTPFFVVEADEYDSAFFDKRSKFVHYRPRTAILNNLEFDHADIFPDLPAIERQFHHLVRTIPSEGLVIHPTTEPALQRVVEMGCWTPVQTTGQNGQWQARLLSEDGSRFEVLFEGQLQGVVEWDMTGQHNVANALATLAAARHVGVVPAQGVEALSAFKSVKRRMEKVAEVRGITIYDDFAHHPTAIATTLDGLRKKVADAPVIAIIEPRSNSMKLGAHRDGLPESVQQADQVVWYAPANLGWDLVATAAQCSVPSIVSDSLEGIIERVKSQAQPGTHVVIMSNGGFGGLHGKLAEALK; translated from the coding sequence ATGCATATTCATATCCTTGGTATCTGCGGCACGTTCATGGGCTCGCTGGCGGTACTCGCCAAAGAGCTGGGGCATCGCGTCACGGGCTCCGACGCCAACGTCTACCCGCCGATGAGCACCCAGCTGGAGGCTCAGGGCATCGAGTTGACTCAGGGCTATGATCCTGCCCAACTCGACCCGGCACCGGATCTGGTGGTGGTCGGCAATGCGCTGTCGCGTGGCAACCCTGCAGTCGAATATGTGCTGAATAAAGGTTTGCCTTATGTTTCCGGCCCGCAGTGGCTGGCCGACCATGTATTGCAGGGCCGCTGGGTGCTGGCCGTTGCCGGTACTCACGGCAAGACCACCACCAGCAGCATGCTGGCCTGGGTGCTTGAGCATGCGGGCATGAGTCCTGGCTTCCTGATCGGCGGCATTCCACAGAACTTCGCGGTGTCGGCGCGTCTGGGCGGCACGCCGTTTTTCGTGGTCGAAGCTGACGAATACGACAGCGCCTTTTTCGACAAACGCTCCAAGTTCGTCCATTACCGCCCGCGTACCGCGATCCTCAATAACCTTGAGTTCGATCACGCGGATATCTTCCCTGATCTGCCAGCCATCGAGCGACAGTTCCACCATCTGGTGCGCACCATCCCGAGCGAAGGGCTGGTCATTCACCCGACCACCGAGCCTGCCTTGCAGCGCGTCGTTGAAATGGGGTGCTGGACGCCAGTACAAACCACAGGCCAGAACGGCCAGTGGCAGGCGCGTCTGTTGAGTGAAGACGGCTCGCGTTTTGAAGTGCTGTTCGAGGGGCAGTTGCAAGGTGTGGTCGAGTGGGACATGACCGGGCAGCACAACGTGGCCAATGCCCTGGCGACCCTGGCGGCAGCGCGACACGTCGGTGTGGTGCCTGCGCAGGGCGTCGAGGCGCTGAGTGCTTTCAAGAGCGTGAAACGCCGCATGGAGAAAGTCGCAGAGGTTCGCGGCATCACTATCTATGACGACTTCGCTCACCACCCGACGGCCATCGCCACCACCCTCGATGGCCTGCGCAAGAAAGTCGCCGATGCGCCGGTGATCGCCATTATCGAACCGCGCTCCAACTCCATGAAGCTTGGCGCGCACCGCGATGGTCTGCCGGAAAGCGTGCAGCAGGCCGATCAGGTGGTCTGGTATGCACCGGCCAATCTGGGCTGGGATCTGGTCGCGACCGCTGCGCAATGTTCGGTGCCTTCGATCGTCAGCGATTCCCTTGAGGGGATCATCGAGCGAGTCAAAAGCCAGGCTCAGCCAGGGACCCATGTGGTGATCATGAGCAACGGCGGCTTTGGCGGCCTGCACGGCAAACTGGCCGAGGCGCTGAAATGA